In the Methanothermobacter marburgensis str. Marburg genome, CCATCTCATGACCCTCATATTACACAGATATGTGTTGTGCACATTACTGTGTAGTAAACAGTATATGAGCTTTGTGTCCTCACCCTACACAGATGAATCGGATCGGGGTTCAGGGATAACTGGACACCTGTAACCGGTAAAATGACTCTTTTTGTTCATTGCCATGATGAATGCAGTCTCAGTGATTCAATAACCACAGTTTTATTGTTTTTTCAAAAAATTTTTATGTTTAACCTCCTCAGATAGGTATGAGGTGTTCAGATGGAGTTTGTCCCCTTTAAAAAGGATCTCAACATGAAAAATACTGTGTCCCATCTGATGGGGTTCTTTCTGATTCTCTTCTCATCCGTGGCACTCCTCATGATGGCTGGAGGTGGATGGTCCCCCTGGGACCTCCCCATTCTCCACATGTCTCTTGTGCTGCTTGGTGCATCGATAATTCTCGCCTGCTTCTCCCACAGAAGAACAGCACTTTCCCTATCCATAATGATAATCCCACTCCAGTTCATTCAATTTGCGGGATTTCAGGGTCTGCATACAGTTTTACCTCCACCCCTGCTGGCGGCCTATTCGGTCAGCCTGATTCTCCTTATCCGCAGACACTACCATGCCGGGCAGACACTGGCATACATCACAGGGATCATGGCCTATGCCCTGGTGATGACCCACCTCACAGGTGTGGTGGAGGTTGTTGAGGCACTCAGGGTGGACCCCACCATTTCAGCCGAACTCCTCATGGCCGCTCTGGGGTTACTGGGCCTCTATCCCCAGAGGGGAGTCACTGAGCCACTCTTCTCAGGAATGATGGGGGGATACACGGCACGGGTGCTCCTTGCAACCATGCTCACAGCCATAACGGTCACAGGAATCCTGATCCTGAGGGGCCGGGACCAGCTACCATTCCCGGCAGAGATATTCCTCCTTTCACTGACAGTGGCGCTCATCATAGTTACCATAACCTTCACAGCCTACAGGCTCAACACAGTTGACCATCAACGCCTCATGAATGAAAGGGGGCTCAGGAGGACACGCAGATTCTTCAGGGATGTGGTTGAGAACCTTGAGGAGGCCGTTGCAGTCATCGATGAAGACGGCAATCCACTGCACCTCAACAGGGCAATGAAGAAACTTGGAATTGACTGCAGGCCCATTCATGATAGGTTCATGAATGCCAGGGTACCCTCATACATCAGGAGCCTTAAAGCAGGGGACAGAAACTTCACCGGATGGTACATTCCCCTGGATGAGGGGGCAATAATCTCCCTCACCGACATAACAGACCTAATGAGGACACAGGAGGAACTCGAGCGGAACATCATGGAGAAGGATGCGCTGCTCCGGGAACTCCATCACCGGGTGAAGAATAACCTCCAGATAATCCTGAGCCTCATAAACATGCAGATAAGATCCGCCGGTGAGGATGCAAGGGAGGCTCTCATCCGGACATCAACCAGAGTCCAGACACTGGCCGCCATCCACGAATCCGTCTATGGGCTGGGGAGCCTGGCAGAGGTTAAGATGCATGAGTGCATAATGAGGATATCAGAAAACCTCAGATCAGTATTTGATGCACTGGATGTTGAATTCCACATAGACGCCCCGCATACCTTCAACGTTGAGACAGCCATGCCACTGGCCCTCATAGTAAATGAACTGATATCCAACTCCCTTCAGCATGCGTTTCCTCAGGGCAGAGGCACCGTGAAGGTTGAAATCAGCAGAATGAACTCAGAGTACTGTCTGAGGGTAATGGATGATGGTGTGGGGTTTTCAGGTGAAAAGAGGATGGGCCTCCAACTTGCACTGAACCTCGCCAGGCAGATAGAGGGGGACCTCAGGATACTCCTCAGGGAGGATGGAGGGGGTACAGAGGTCACGTTACCCTTCAGGGAGCTTCACTACAGGAGGAGACTTTAATAGGTGTGCTCTGTAACATTGATTTCTGCACGTCCTGAGGATTATAAATGTGTCCTGCAACATAACATGGCAGGGGATTCATATGCACGTCTATATTCTCTTTGCACATCCATCCAGGAAGTCCTTTTCAAGGGAGGTCCTTGAGGCATTTACAGAGGGCCTCAGTGAAGCCGGGCACACATATGAGGTGGGGGACCTCTACAGGATGAACTTCAGGTCGGAGCTGAGTCAGGAGGAGTACCTCAGGGAGATCAGCCAGGAGGCGGGGTCACCATTACCAGAGGATGTTATGGAGGAGCATGAGAGGATCGGGAGGGCCGATGCCCTTGCGTTCATCTATCCCCTCTGG is a window encoding:
- a CDS encoding sensor histidine kinase codes for the protein MEFVPFKKDLNMKNTVSHLMGFFLILFSSVALLMMAGGGWSPWDLPILHMSLVLLGASIILACFSHRRTALSLSIMIIPLQFIQFAGFQGLHTVLPPPLLAAYSVSLILLIRRHYHAGQTLAYITGIMAYALVMTHLTGVVEVVEALRVDPTISAELLMAALGLLGLYPQRGVTEPLFSGMMGGYTARVLLATMLTAITVTGILILRGRDQLPFPAEIFLLSLTVALIIVTITFTAYRLNTVDHQRLMNERGLRRTRRFFRDVVENLEEAVAVIDEDGNPLHLNRAMKKLGIDCRPIHDRFMNARVPSYIRSLKAGDRNFTGWYIPLDEGAIISLTDITDLMRTQEELERNIMEKDALLRELHHRVKNNLQIILSLINMQIRSAGEDAREALIRTSTRVQTLAAIHESVYGLGSLAEVKMHECIMRISENLRSVFDALDVEFHIDAPHTFNVETAMPLALIVNELISNSLQHAFPQGRGTVKVEISRMNSEYCLRVMDDGVGFSGEKRMGLQLALNLARQIEGDLRILLREDGGGTEVTLPFRELHYRRRL